In Tsuneonella dongtanensis, a single window of DNA contains:
- a CDS encoding VOC family protein, with amino-acid sequence MTEKHGDFVWYELMTTDVDAAEAFYGPLIGWTYEAGGPAGIDYRAFSAGDTQIGGVLGLTDEMTAGGARPAWVGYVRVDDVPKALTAIRDRGGSVTMEGGEVPGVGPFAMVADPQGAMFYVIDDRSGQPGGAFAKYAPQVGHCAWNELATSDPERAKAFYGQLFGWVKDGEMDMGPMGTYEFLRHGDYGIGAVMPKMPQMPVSSWSFYFRVPDIDAAARAIPANGGTIIQEPIEIPGGEFSLMAIDPQGAAFGLVGARKEAT; translated from the coding sequence ATGACCGAGAAGCACGGCGATTTCGTCTGGTACGAACTGATGACGACCGATGTCGATGCGGCAGAGGCTTTCTACGGTCCTCTGATCGGCTGGACGTATGAGGCCGGAGGGCCGGCCGGCATCGACTACCGCGCGTTTTCCGCGGGAGACACGCAGATCGGCGGCGTTCTGGGGCTGACCGACGAAATGACCGCCGGGGGCGCGCGGCCGGCATGGGTCGGCTACGTCCGCGTGGACGATGTGCCCAAGGCGTTGACCGCGATCCGGGATCGCGGCGGCAGCGTGACCATGGAAGGCGGCGAGGTCCCGGGCGTCGGCCCCTTCGCCATGGTCGCCGATCCGCAAGGCGCGATGTTCTATGTCATCGACGATCGCTCGGGCCAGCCGGGCGGCGCTTTCGCGAAGTACGCGCCGCAAGTCGGCCACTGCGCCTGGAACGAGCTCGCGACGTCCGACCCCGAGAGGGCGAAGGCGTTCTACGGCCAGTTGTTCGGCTGGGTGAAGGACGGGGAAATGGATATGGGCCCGATGGGCACCTACGAATTCCTACGCCACGGCGACTACGGCATCGGCGCGGTCATGCCGAAGATGCCGCAGATGCCTGTTTCATCGTGGAGCTTCTACTTCCGCGTGCCCGATATCGACGCTGCCGCGCGGGCGATCCCTGCGAACGGCGGCACGATTATCCAGGAGCCGATCGAGATACCCGGCGGCGAATTTTCGCTCATGGCAATCGACCCCCAAGGGGCGGCCTTCGGTCTCGTCGGAGCGCGCAAGGAGGCGACGTGA
- a CDS encoding DUF1428 domain-containing protein, translated as MYVDGFVIACPRANKDKFIEHAKLGDSVFMDLGATRVVECWGDDVSEGKTTDFRMAVKAEDDEEVLFSWIEWPDKATRDAAMAKMTEWMEDPSKADPRMDPEKNPMPFDGKRLIFGGFMPIVELGGDQ; from the coding sequence ATGTACGTCGATGGTTTCGTCATCGCCTGCCCGCGCGCCAACAAGGACAAGTTCATCGAACACGCCAAGCTGGGCGACAGCGTTTTCATGGACCTGGGCGCGACGCGCGTGGTGGAGTGCTGGGGCGACGATGTCAGCGAAGGAAAGACCACCGATTTTCGCATGGCAGTGAAGGCGGAGGACGACGAGGAAGTCCTCTTCAGCTGGATCGAATGGCCCGACAAGGCGACGCGCGACGCGGCGATGGCCAAGATGACCGAGTGGATGGAAGATCCGTCCAAGGCCGATCCGCGCATGGACCCCGAAAAGAACCCGATGCCGTTCGACGGCAAGCGGCTCATCTTCGGTGGGTTCATGCCCATCGTCGAGCTGGGAGGCGACCAATGA
- a CDS encoding winged helix-turn-helix transcriptional regulator produces the protein MELLGERWSLLIVRELMLGGRRFSDIRASLPGISAKVLTERLESLEQSGVVVRRHLPPPGKAQVYELTAWGYAAEPLIQEAGRWAAQSSAHDPTLPLSAVSLMLSMRTMVDRAALPSVSGRVGFVIGGDSFVAEPSADALPVVRGDVAGADAVFRAPVAAVLAAGIYAGVPWADLERDGSVVIEGNRDLAMRYVALFCLPPPLA, from the coding sequence ATGGAGCTGCTGGGCGAACGCTGGTCCCTGCTCATAGTGCGCGAGCTTATGCTTGGGGGACGGCGGTTTTCGGACATCCGCGCCAGCCTGCCCGGAATATCGGCCAAGGTGCTGACGGAGCGGCTGGAATCGCTCGAGCAGTCGGGCGTCGTCGTGCGGCGCCACCTCCCGCCGCCGGGCAAGGCGCAGGTCTACGAGCTGACGGCATGGGGCTATGCTGCCGAGCCGCTGATACAGGAGGCGGGTCGCTGGGCGGCGCAGTCGAGCGCGCACGACCCGACGCTGCCGCTCTCGGCGGTATCGCTCATGCTGTCGATGAGGACGATGGTGGACCGGGCCGCGCTTCCCTCGGTCAGCGGCCGGGTCGGTTTCGTCATAGGGGGCGACAGCTTCGTCGCGGAGCCTTCGGCCGATGCACTCCCGGTCGTGCGGGGCGATGTGGCCGGCGCCGACGCCGTGTTTCGCGCGCCTGTAGCGGCCGTACTTGCTGCGGGGATCTATGCCGGCGTCCCATGGGCCGACCTGGAGCGTGACGGCAGCGTCGTGATCGAGGGCAACCGCGACCTTGCGATGCGCTACGTCGCGCTGTTCTGCCTGCCGCCTCCGCTCGCCTGA
- a CDS encoding glutathione S-transferase family protein, protein MSDLVLYGHPFSSYTWKALMPLYANGTPFEFRNVDPAFPGNWDFCRKVHPAGKFPVLVDGEAIVIESTAIIEHLAAHYPGAAPLIPEDPGQAVVARMMDRVFDRYVMDVGQLVVNAYIADAANPNPDQVAAGKNGLLHSYAWLENWLAENELPAHVSLASCAAMPSLFYADWIERIPDTCPRVRDLRAELIALPPAARCIEDARPYRHYFPLGAPDRD, encoded by the coding sequence GTGAGCGACCTCGTCCTCTACGGCCACCCGTTCTCCAGCTACACCTGGAAGGCGCTGATGCCGCTTTACGCCAACGGCACTCCGTTCGAATTCCGCAACGTCGATCCGGCCTTTCCCGGCAACTGGGATTTCTGCCGCAAGGTTCATCCGGCGGGCAAGTTCCCGGTGCTGGTGGATGGAGAGGCGATCGTGATCGAATCGACCGCGATCATCGAGCACCTTGCCGCGCACTATCCGGGTGCCGCTCCGCTGATCCCGGAGGACCCCGGGCAAGCGGTCGTGGCGCGGATGATGGACCGTGTCTTCGATCGCTACGTGATGGACGTGGGCCAGTTGGTCGTGAATGCATATATCGCCGACGCCGCGAACCCGAATCCCGACCAGGTGGCGGCCGGAAAGAACGGCTTGCTCCATTCCTACGCCTGGCTCGAGAACTGGCTCGCGGAAAACGAACTGCCGGCCCATGTCAGCCTCGCCAGCTGTGCCGCGATGCCCAGCCTCTTCTATGCCGACTGGATCGAACGCATTCCGGACACCTGCCCGCGCGTCCGGGACCTGCGTGCCGAGCTGATCGCGCTTCCACCTGCGGCACGCTGTATCGAGGACGCGCGGCCCTATCGCCACTACTTCCCGCTGGGTGCTCCGGACCGCGATTGA
- a CDS encoding oxygenase MpaB family protein, with translation MFPPSPVELVRRRIVGKVRATFNDVAAGQQPVAISDDALFERDSPIRMVHSGVVSMMVGGIRSLLLQMLHPHALQGVLDHSDFRRDMHGRLRRTARFIAVTTFAHRDEAMAAIERVNRIHARVSGTLPDGTRYAASDPRTLAWVHVAEATSFLDAHLAYVRPSMPLAEQDEYFRQFAVIARSLGADPVPETRAAAESLIADLRADLSSSDAASEVARLVLTQRPAGTPLAVQRALATAAVDLLPPYARTMLGLARPSASALPARLATRTMSETLRWAFRQR, from the coding sequence ATGTTCCCGCCCTCCCCCGTCGAACTCGTCCGCCGCCGGATCGTCGGCAAGGTGCGCGCCACCTTCAACGACGTGGCCGCGGGGCAGCAACCGGTCGCGATCAGCGACGACGCGCTGTTCGAACGCGATTCCCCGATCAGGATGGTCCACAGCGGCGTCGTGTCGATGATGGTCGGCGGCATTCGCTCGCTGCTGCTTCAGATGCTGCACCCCCATGCGTTGCAGGGCGTTCTCGACCACTCCGATTTCCGCCGCGACATGCACGGCCGCTTGCGCCGCACCGCCCGCTTCATCGCGGTGACGACCTTCGCACATCGCGACGAGGCGATGGCGGCCATCGAACGCGTCAATCGCATCCACGCGCGGGTGAGCGGCACCCTTCCCGACGGTACTCGCTACGCGGCGAGCGATCCGCGTACACTCGCCTGGGTCCACGTGGCCGAAGCGACGAGCTTTCTCGACGCCCATCTCGCCTATGTCCGCCCGTCGATGCCGCTCGCAGAGCAGGACGAGTACTTCCGCCAGTTCGCGGTGATCGCCCGCAGCCTCGGCGCGGATCCGGTCCCGGAAACCCGCGCTGCGGCGGAATCCCTCATCGCCGACTTGCGGGCCGACCTGTCCTCCAGCGATGCTGCGAGCGAGGTCGCACGCCTGGTGCTGACGCAGCGACCCGCGGGGACACCGCTTGCCGTCCAGCGCGCCCTCGCCACCGCGGCGGTCGACCTCCTGCCTCCCTATGCGCGCACCATGCTCGGCCTCGCCCGGCCGAGCGCGAGCGCGCTCCCCGCCCGGCTTGCCACCCGGACCATGTCGGAAACCCTGCGCTGGGCATTCCGCCAGCGCTGA
- a CDS encoding VOC family protein, translating to MDRKMTTVLWFDGAAEEAARFYSDTFPDSQVGRVFRAPADFPGGKKGDALTVDFTVLGRSFSGLNGGDMFKPNESVSFMVVTEDQGETDRYWNAIVEGGGQESACGWCKDKWGFNWQITPRTLLESQEAGGDEARRAFEAMMTMGKIDVAAIDAARKGN from the coding sequence ATGGACCGGAAAATGACGACGGTGCTGTGGTTCGACGGCGCAGCGGAAGAGGCCGCACGGTTCTATTCCGACACCTTTCCGGACAGTCAGGTCGGACGCGTGTTTCGCGCCCCGGCGGACTTTCCGGGGGGCAAGAAGGGCGACGCACTGACGGTGGATTTCACCGTGCTCGGCCGCAGCTTCTCGGGCCTAAACGGCGGCGACATGTTCAAGCCCAACGAGAGCGTGAGCTTCATGGTCGTCACCGAGGACCAGGGCGAAACCGACCGCTACTGGAATGCCATCGTCGAGGGCGGCGGGCAGGAATCTGCCTGCGGCTGGTGCAAGGACAAGTGGGGCTTCAACTGGCAGATCACCCCGCGCACGCTGCTCGAATCGCAGGAAGCGGGCGGCGACGAAGCACGCCGCGCGTTCGAGGCGATGATGACCATGGGCAAGATCGATGTCGCCGCGATCGATGCGGCACGGAAGGGAAACTGA
- a CDS encoding dihydrofolate reductase family protein, whose protein sequence is MARKITGAAFLSLDGVMQAPGGPTEDPQGGFDQGGWVFKLWDEGVGETLGQLFSGDYDLLLGRRTYDIFAAYWPYAEEPENRPMRDAFDKANKYVLTRGDQQLEWQNSHRLRGIEDVARIKAEPGADLIIQGSSTIYPALLAAGLIDELITMTYPVILGHGKRLFGDGTKVTKLEMTGHRVTDRGAVVAHWKPGGELPPYPDEAPIAATSEREKARQQRIADGTW, encoded by the coding sequence ATGGCACGCAAGATAACCGGTGCGGCGTTTCTTTCGCTCGATGGCGTAATGCAGGCCCCCGGCGGCCCGACCGAAGACCCGCAGGGCGGTTTCGACCAGGGCGGCTGGGTTTTCAAGCTGTGGGACGAAGGTGTCGGCGAAACCCTGGGACAGTTGTTCTCGGGCGATTACGATCTCCTGCTCGGCCGCCGCACCTACGACATCTTCGCAGCGTACTGGCCCTATGCCGAGGAGCCGGAAAACCGCCCGATGCGCGACGCGTTCGACAAGGCGAACAAGTACGTTCTGACCCGAGGCGACCAGCAGCTGGAATGGCAGAACAGCCACCGCCTGCGCGGGATCGAGGATGTAGCACGGATCAAGGCCGAACCGGGTGCGGACCTCATCATCCAGGGATCGAGCACGATCTACCCGGCACTGCTCGCGGCCGGGCTGATCGATGAACTGATAACGATGACCTATCCCGTGATCCTGGGACACGGAAAGCGCCTGTTTGGCGATGGCACGAAGGTCACGAAACTCGAGATGACGGGCCACCGCGTTACCGACCGTGGCGCTGTCGTCGCCCACTGGAAGCCGGGGGGCGAGCTCCCGCCCTATCCCGACGAAGCGCCCATCGCCGCGACCAGCGAACGCGAAAAGGCCCGCCAGCAGCGCATCGCGGACGGCACCTGGTGA